From Proteiniborus sp. DW1:
ATGCTTTAAGAGACTGGTAAAAAGTTTCTTATCATGAATAATATCTACAGCTATTTTTTTATTGACTTCTTGAATAATCTTCTTTACGATTAGCTGTAAATAAATCCATTCTCCCTGTGTATCTTTGTCTATTTCTGAAAGGTTTCCACCTAAGAAATGGGTTGCAATATATGCAATCTCATCCTCACACATCTTTATACTGAAATAGTCCTCAATTATTTCTACAAAATTTCTAACTACATTAAATTCTTTAGTACCTCTTAGCTTTTCTTTTTCCTGCTCTGTTAAAGTTATTCTATTTCCTCTTTTTAATCTGTTTATTGTAATACACATATTTGCCACTATATTGGCATAAGCAACATCTGAATACCCTATACCTAATTCACTTTCCATAATATTTGCACAATTTTCCACAAATGGAATGTCAATTCTTTGCTTAAGTCTTGATACTAGCCTTCTATACCTAAAATTTTCTCGTTTAAGTCTTGATTTATCTTTCCCTACATCTTGAGCTCTATATACATATTCAAGCCACATTTCTGATAATATATTTCTAATGTTCTTCTCTTTTCCTTCTAACTTCAATCCCTGACCAAAAACAGGATTTAATGAAATATCATGCTTCTCTAATATCTGCCTAACAGCTTTTAAATCTTTGTTTATTGTACTTCTGCTTACCATTAATTTGTCGCTAAGACTTTCAATAGTGACATAATTGTCAGCTTCTACAAATTCTAATATTATTAGTTTAATTCTTTCATCTGGGGATAGAACATAGTTATATTCGTTTATGCTTTCTAGTAACTCCGCTACCCTTTTTCTTTCAGTCTCAGTTCCACTAAAATGTACTCCTACTCTGGGCTTCCTATCTAGCTTAGAAAGCTTATGAAATATTAAAAAATCATCTATTAAATCTAAATCATACCTGATAGTCCTATTACTGACCATCATTATCTTCTGTAAGTCAGATATTGTATGAGGAGTTTGACTGTTTATCAAATATGTAAGTATCTGTGCAGCTCTTTTGTAAAGTATAATAGCTTTCACTTCCCTTACAATTTATTAATATTTCTTAGTATAAATATATCATTTATGAATTTACTATAGAAGTTTATTATTTGTTGTTTCAAAATGTGGCAAAAGTAGCTTTACCTTAGATAATTTACTTAAATCAATAAACAACTAAAGCACCTACAATATTGTAGGTACTAAATTAAAAATCATTGGTTATGTAAAAAAATACCCTAATAGGGTATCAGGCTTCTCGAAATTCAAAATACAAATTTGCTTATTTCCTTCAGGGGTACAGTCTTGGTTCTCTCCAGTTAAATCATTTCAATAGTTACTAAAAGTTTTCTTTTCTATCTGAGGTTAGTACTTAAATCTTTATTTTGTGTTCATACCTATATATTAACATCAAGGCTCAATAATCAGAATATAAAAACCACTTCAAGTTAAAGCAGTTCACCGTTTTCATTATAGAATGAATCGCAGAATCTCATGACACCACAAACCTTACCTACATTATTTTTGTTTAAGAAAAGAATCTTTAGGTATTCATTTTCAGGATTATTTTCTGATAAAATAATATTATATTGTAATGCAGGCTCAAATCCAAACTGCAAATAGTAATATCCCCCTGTTAATGCAATGTGGAACTAGGCTTTTCAGAATGTATTCCATCTTCAGATATACATATTTTTCTGTTCCCAAACATATCTCCTTTACTTCCTTCCTTAAGGAGCCACTTAATCCTTAATCTAAATAACCAATAAAAAAATGGATTAAAGATTAATACTACGATTATTGCTAATATTAAAGAAATAATAAATTCAATAATACTGTATCTATGAAATACAATTTTTGATGAAATCAATATTAAAAGCCCCAATAATAACCTTGTTATCACCAACATTCTAGTTGATGACTTAGATGTGTTGAAAAAATGCAAATTAAAACTAATATAGTCTTGCTCGGTAAGTTCATATTCAAAGTTATACATACTTTCCACCTCTATAAATAATAATAAAATTTCTCTAAGCTTTACTTTTTCTTAAATGCTTCACTTTTAAAAAAATCCTTTAAAAATGATGTCCCTACAAATAATAGAACAAATAATATGGAAAATTCATTTCTTTTTAATACAGCCTCGATATTTCCCTTATCATACCTTTTAAAACTGAGATAACCTAAAACTGCAAAAGCAACTACTTGTATAATATCTATTAATGCTAAATATATATTTGTAGTAAATTGCTTTCTCTTTATATCAACATGGGTTTCATATATCATAAGGATAAGTACTAGTGCTCCAACTATAATAGCAATTAAATCTCTTATCTCATTTGAAAAAGCTAAGCTAATAAACCTTGGTAAAGATAATAATATTATAAATAAAATAGTAAAGAGAATTTTAATAATATTTTTATTGGTGTAACTCATATTTCTCTTCCTTTCAATAAAAGATGTCAGCTAATAATTTTTCTCCTTATATCGTATTGAATTTCATTATCCTTTATAGCTTTCTTTAAAGACAATACTTCTTCATTTTTTGCTAAGAGCAATAATAGAATTACGGTACTATAAATTACAAATAATAATAATAATAAAATACGTTTTTTCCCATACCCATCTCCCTTATTACTTCTTAAAACTCTGCAACAATGTTATGCAACGGTGCTAACTCATCTCCAATAGTTTAATCTAATAAGATCAATTTTTACTTGTACATATAATGTCAACTAATATAATTTTAGCAGTTCATTAGTTTTATTATTTCTTCTATACTATCTGCCTGAGAATCATATTCTGCTATTATATTAACTTTTCGTGAACCACATTTTACACATTGATGTACTATCTGAATCCCTTTTTTGGATGAATTCTTAATGCCTATTGGCTTCATTAAAGCCATACACATGCTTTGTCTATCTCCAGGCTTATTATCTACATGTTTAGAATATAAACAAAATGGACAATGATTTCTGTAACTACCGTTTTTTAATGGCAAGACAACTTGTCCGCAATTTTCACAAATAAACCCTTTGTTTTCTTGTTCTCTACTCAAAATAGCTTCCCCTCTCTTGATTTATTTGCTAAATCAAGAAATGGGTTCCGTTTTATTCTTTAATTTAGGCTTGAATGAACAAGTGACAAATTCACCGCCATTCCTTTAGGGTTAGCGATTACTTCCAGTTCCAGCTTCATTAAGGCATTTTTCATCCTTAAATCCGAACCATGATTAACTTTGTCTTACTTTGTATTAATCACTGTAAGGCGGGTGGGGCCCACCTTCCACTGGTATGTGTAGTTTCATTCTCACTAACATTGGCGTTCGTCCCCAATTAGCTTTGAGTAAAGAATAATACTTTGTTGCTCAAGTTTTCACTTCCTTCTTTCTGTCACAAGATATCAAAAAATTGACCCCATAAACACTCTTAGAAATGAGTTAGTACTGTTGCATAACGCTCCGTATTTACACAGGCTCTGTACTATTATCTTTTCGTATTTCATTCATACTTTCGTAAGGAGCATGTATATTTTCTATTTCTACCCCAGATTTTCTAGCTAGGCCAGGTAATAATTCTTTTTCTCCATTTATATCTCTTAAACTCATCTCCCCACCAAAGCATGACACAATCAAATCCAGCTTCTCTTATTAAGCTAAATCTCTTTTTGCTTTCTATTGCATATCCAAACCTATAATCTAGCCCCGTTTTCATAGTCTCCCTCTATTTTTTCTTTTTTCATTCCGCCATAGGATGCGGTGGTCAATTTTTATGGGATTTTATATAACATCATTCTTTGTGATTTTGAGATTTTTTTACTTTTCTGGGTTGCAACTTCTTTTAAAATTTACCATCTTTATGGTATAATGTCAAGTATATGATATTATATATAAATATGGAAAGATGGTGAAAAATGTCTAAAAAAATTATATTTTCATTAGTCATTATTGTAGTGAATATATCAGTGCTTTACATTTCAAAAAACATTAACGCTTTTTCTATATCTGCAGCATTAACGTCAATTATTACAGCTATAATAATTGCTCGTTTTCCTAAACTAATTGATTATAATAAAAAAAATAATCATTTTATTACTTTTATAAGTCTCATTATTATCAGCTGTTTGTTGTTAATGAGCACGTTCTTATTTTAAGCATCTATTCATTTAATTGAATACTTTAAGATAAGTATAGGAGAGAGCATAGACTAAAAAATTCATTCTAAAGAAAGTATTAAGTTTGTCATTAATTAGCAGATAATAATTCACCATATTTGAAAGTAGTTAGTAATATTGTTTATTGAAGTGTTGAGTAAAGGGTATAAATTAGGACTATTGTACCAAATTTATATAAGACTTTTACTAACTCTACATAAAATAACTTTTCCCTTCCATATTTTTGTTTTTCATATAAAACATAGAAGTGATTAATATATGTAACAAAACAACCAAGTATCTCTACTTGGCTGCAGTTATAAAATAAATACTATTTTACTTTCTGGATGTATTATCTTATTAGTCTTATCTATTTGTATGGTTTGAATCTTTCCACACTTTATTTAACTACCATCTGTATTTATTTCCCCAAGTTCCTCTAATCCGAAAATCGCTCCATACTTCTAGAAGCCACTAAGTCTACTCCTATACCTAATATATCTTTAACTATTACCTGCCCTACTTTTACAGGTGCTTCTACTTCAAGGGAATTTATGAGTTCCATACATTTAAAGTTCATATCCTTTGGTATAGCTCCATTAGTCTTTACAGGAAGTCTATTTAGATGGGCATTGTTTATTTTAACAGTTGAGGTAATCACTCTAGTAGGATTTGTCATCTCTAGTATTCCATAACGCTCTCCTCTTTTGCATTGGTTTCCTGTGACTACATAGCCATCATGGCTTGTAGGGTCTTTGGTTATGGTTAGTCGGCATCCAATTGGACAAACTATGCAAATAGTTTCCATACTATTATTTCCCTCCTTCTAATTCTACAACTAAAGTCTCTGTAGCAGTATCTTTTAGGAGGCTAATATCTATGTTTACTCTCTCCATTTCTCCTGGAGTGAGGGTTCTCTTCTTAATTTTTCTAATTACTTTTTCACCTAGCTTCACATTCATGATTACATTAGAATATACATCATCTGACCTCATGAAAAGAGTTATAGCATTATCTAAGTTTTCTAGTCTTATTATCTGCGGTACTATATATCTGATTCCTCTCCCTGCTTTGGTGTGAATAAGTCTCTCTGATTTACTAAAGCCTTCTAATACATATTTGGCTGCATTTTTCCCTGCTCTACGTCCTTCTTCACTTACATAATCAACTAAATCATGAACATGAACTACATTGCCACAGGCAAATATCCCTTCTACTGTGGTTTCCATAGATTCATTTACTATGGGCCCTCCTGTTATGTTGTCAAGCTTTAGGTTTGCACTCTTTGAAAGCTCATTTTCAGGTATTAGCCCTACTGACAAAAGTAATGTGTCACATTCATAATATTTCTCCGTGCCTGGAATAGGTCTTCTATTTTCATCTACCTCTGATAATTGTATTCCTTCGATTCTATCTTTTCCATCTATTCTTGTTATAGTATGACTCAAGAATAAAGGTATGTTATAATCATGAAGACATTGAACAATGTTTCTAGTTAGTCCTCCTGAATAAGGCATAAGCTCTGCTACTCCTATAACCTCTGCCCCTTCTAATGTAAGCCTTCTTGCCATTATAAGTCCAATATCTCCTGAACCTAGTATGAATATTTTCTCGCCAACCATATAACCTTCCATATTTATATACCTTTGAGCTGTTCCTGCAGTAAATATACCTGCAGGTCTTGTACCTGGAATATTTATAGCTCCCCTAGTTCGTTCTCTACAGCCCATTGAAAGTATTATTGATTTTGCCTTTATATTAATTAGCCCGTCCTTTGAGTTTATTGCACTAATAATCTTATCTTCAGAAATATTAAGTACCATGGTATCTAGCTTATATTCTATTTCAAGTTCTTCTACTTGGTCTATAAACCTTTCAGCATATTCAGGACCTGTAAGCTCTTCTTTAAATTCATGAAGTCCAAATCCATTATGAATACACTGCTGAAGTATACCTCCAAGTTCTCTATCTCTTTCTATTATGAGAATATTATCTACTCCGCTCTTTTTAGCCTCTACTGCTGCTGCTAAGCCTGCTGGACCTCCTCCTATAACTACAATATCGTAGTTCACACC
This genomic window contains:
- a CDS encoding RNHCP domain-containing protein — its product is MSREQENKGFICENCGQVVLPLKNGSYRNHCPFCLYSKHVDNKPGDRQSMCMALMKPIGIKNSSKKGIQIVHQCVKCGSRKVNIIAEYDSQADSIEEIIKLMNC
- a CDS encoding DUF1667 domain-containing protein; this encodes METICIVCPIGCRLTITKDPTSHDGYVVTGNQCKRGERYGILEMTNPTRVITSTVKINNAHLNRLPVKTNGAIPKDMNFKCMELINSLEVEAPVKVGQVIVKDILGIGVDLVASRSMERFSD
- a CDS encoding FAD-dependent oxidoreductase, whose product is MNYDIVVIGGGPAGLAAAVEAKKSGVDNILIIERDRELGGILQQCIHNGFGLHEFKEELTGPEYAERFIDQVEELEIEYKLDTMVLNISEDKIISAINSKDGLINIKAKSIILSMGCRERTRGAINIPGTRPAGIFTAGTAQRYINMEGYMVGEKIFILGSGDIGLIMARRLTLEGAEVIGVAELMPYSGGLTRNIVQCLHDYNIPLFLSHTITRIDGKDRIEGIQLSEVDENRRPIPGTEKYYECDTLLLSVGLIPENELSKSANLKLDNITGGPIVNESMETTVEGIFACGNVVHVHDLVDYVSEEGRRAGKNAAKYVLEGFSKSERLIHTKAGRGIRYIVPQIIRLENLDNAITLFMRSDDVYSNVIMNVKLGEKVIRKIKKRTLTPGEMERVNIDISLLKDTATETLVVELEGGK